One region of Cyanobium sp. M30B3 genomic DNA includes:
- a CDS encoding transcriptional repressor, whose product MASDALRSTLHDRGQRLTPQRQRVLTLFEQSGAGSHLSAEEVHQRLLAQQEKVSLATVYRTLRLLSSMGLLQELELPEGGRRYELASDAHRDHHHLVCVRCGCTEEFEDPAVLVAGEDASARHGFRLLECVLNVRALCPRCAAES is encoded by the coding sequence GTGGCCAGCGATGCCCTGCGCAGCACGCTGCACGACCGGGGCCAGCGACTCACACCCCAGCGCCAGCGCGTGCTCACCCTGTTCGAACAGAGCGGTGCCGGCAGCCATCTCAGTGCCGAGGAGGTGCACCAGCGCCTGCTGGCCCAGCAGGAGAAGGTGTCCCTGGCCACGGTGTATCGCACCCTGCGACTGCTGAGCTCCATGGGGCTGCTGCAGGAACTGGAGCTGCCGGAGGGAGGGCGGCGCTATGAACTGGCCTCCGATGCCCACCGCGATCACCACCATCTCGTGTGCGTGCGTTGTGGCTGCACGGAGGAGTTCGAGGATCCAGCGGTGCTGGTGGCGGGGGAAGATGCCTCCGCGCGCCATGGCTTCCGCCTGCTGGAGTGCGTGCTCAACGTGCGGGCCCTGTGCCCCCGCTGCGCTGCTGAGAGTTGA